In Peptococcaceae bacterium, the following are encoded in one genomic region:
- a CDS encoding FAD-dependent oxidoreductase, whose amino-acid sequence MAKVVVIGGGWSGCAAALTARKAGAEVTVLERTDLLLGLGNVGGIMRNNGRFTAAEEIKLLGAPELIEITDQAARHKDVDFPGHRHASLYDVNLVEPMVRRKLESMGIELRFETRAVDVKMDGSRIKGLLTADEEWVEADVFIETTGSTGPMGNCLRYGNGCSMCILRCPTYGPRISISRRAGVEDLLGQRGDDSYGAMSGSCKLSKGSLAPEIVECLEKEGVAVLPVPGEDVSFEKLGYKVCQQYALREFAENVVLLDTGYVKLMTSYYPLEKLRKIKGLENARYADPYSGGRGNSIRYLSMAPRDNGMKVEGVKNLLCAGEKSGLFVGHTEAIVTGSLAGHNSARLFLGMPLLNLPRSLAGGDIIAYANEMLGVPEGLKNRYTFSGGKYFEHMLKQGLYSTDRQAIEERVEKIGLRGIFEVKLL is encoded by the coding sequence ATGGCAAAAGTTGTTGTTATTGGCGGAGGCTGGTCAGGCTGCGCGGCAGCCCTTACCGCCAGGAAGGCGGGAGCGGAGGTCACCGTTCTTGAAAGAACCGACCTGCTGCTCGGCCTGGGAAACGTGGGAGGCATCATGAGAAACAACGGGCGGTTCACGGCTGCCGAAGAAATAAAACTCCTGGGAGCGCCGGAACTGATCGAGATCACGGACCAGGCCGCGCGTCACAAGGATGTTGACTTTCCGGGCCACAGGCACGCGAGCCTCTATGACGTGAACCTGGTTGAGCCGATGGTCCGCAGGAAGCTGGAGAGCATGGGGATTGAATTGAGATTTGAAACAAGGGCCGTTGACGTTAAAATGGACGGCTCCAGGATCAAGGGTCTTTTAACTGCTGATGAGGAGTGGGTGGAGGCCGATGTTTTCATTGAAACAACAGGTTCCACCGGCCCTATGGGAAACTGCTTGCGGTACGGCAACGGTTGTTCCATGTGCATTTTGCGCTGCCCGACGTACGGCCCCCGGATCAGCATCAGCCGGCGGGCAGGCGTCGAAGACCTTCTGGGACAGCGCGGCGACGACTCGTACGGGGCTATGAGCGGTTCTTGCAAGCTGAGCAAGGGATCGCTTGCTCCGGAAATCGTTGAGTGCCTGGAAAAAGAAGGGGTGGCGGTTCTGCCTGTTCCCGGCGAAGACGTCAGTTTCGAAAAACTCGGTTACAAGGTCTGCCAGCAGTACGCCCTGAGAGAATTTGCCGAGAACGTGGTCCTCCTGGACACCGGTTATGTCAAATTGATGACTTCATATTACCCCCTGGAAAAGTTGAGAAAAATTAAGGGGCTGGAGAACGCCCGGTATGCCGACCCTTATTCGGGAGGCAGGGGCAATTCGATCCGCTACCTGTCGATGGCTCCCCGCGACAACGGCATGAAGGTGGAGGGCGTGAAAAACCTGCTGTGCGCCGGGGAAAAGTCCGGGCTGTTTGTGGGCCATACCGAAGCGATAGTTACAGGCTCCCTGGCGGGGCACAACAGCGCCAGGCTGTTTTTGGGCATGCCGCTGCTGAATCTTCCCAGGTCTTTGGCCGGGGGAGATATTATCGCTTATGCCAACGAAATGCTCGGCGTGCCGGAAGGGTTAAAAAACCGCTACACCTTCTCCGGGGGGAAATATTTTGAGCACATGCTCAAACAGGGGTTGTATTCCACCGACCGGCAGGCGATAGAGGAGCGGGTGGAAAAAATCGGTTTGCGGGGAATCTTCGAGGTGAAGCTGCTCTGA